Proteins encoded together in one Thermomonospora curvata DSM 43183 window:
- a CDS encoding class I adenylate-forming enzyme family protein → MDGAVTPDWPRPTVDQAVRRHAAERPDEVAVVGPAASLTWAQLDAAADRAAAVIAATGGAGSRVAWLGANDIGYPATLLGAWRQRSALVGLNWRLPDRDLAACCAETAVTHIFTSTAFAGRAEAIAGPGVHIEVVDQTTAGMWPGRAAAAPLEPAADDVAMVFFTSGSTGPPKAVPLERLAMEIGATTPVVHGFQPDSRLLIVPPVFHLAGAYWVQYGLLYGSRQVYLADAAPKSIVAAMAGQRITHAVLVPTLIRALIDQLKIEPTPLPELRHVAYGASPIPPPTLREALEVLGCEMCQVYGMTEAGGVVTYLPPEDHRTDGAHTGRLASAGRPTVGVELQVRDLVTGQVVPPGTSGELWFRTPFMAKGYLGRPAETAKVFVDGWLNSRDVGHLDADGYVYVEGRSDEMIITGGENVHPLEVESALCELPDVAEAAVVGLPDRTWGQRVCAAIVRREDRLTEEAVLAHCRAELAGYKVPRTVVFLDGLPKTASGKISRSALVDLLSRQEPR, encoded by the coding sequence ATGGACGGCGCTGTGACCCCCGACTGGCCCCGGCCCACGGTCGATCAGGCCGTGCGGCGGCACGCCGCCGAACGCCCCGATGAGGTGGCCGTCGTCGGGCCCGCCGCGTCCCTGACGTGGGCGCAGCTGGACGCCGCCGCGGACCGGGCCGCCGCCGTCATCGCCGCCACCGGCGGGGCCGGATCCCGCGTCGCCTGGCTGGGCGCCAACGACATCGGCTACCCGGCCACGCTGCTGGGCGCCTGGCGGCAGCGGTCCGCCCTGGTCGGCCTCAACTGGCGGCTGCCGGACCGCGATCTGGCCGCCTGCTGCGCCGAGACGGCGGTGACGCACATCTTCACCAGCACCGCCTTCGCCGGCCGCGCCGAGGCGATCGCCGGTCCCGGGGTCCACATCGAGGTCGTCGACCAGACCACCGCCGGCATGTGGCCCGGCCGGGCGGCGGCCGCGCCGCTGGAACCGGCCGCAGACGATGTGGCGATGGTGTTCTTCACCTCCGGCTCCACCGGCCCGCCCAAGGCGGTCCCGCTGGAACGGCTGGCCATGGAGATCGGGGCGACCACCCCGGTGGTCCACGGTTTTCAGCCGGACTCCCGGCTGCTGATCGTCCCGCCGGTCTTCCACCTGGCGGGGGCCTACTGGGTGCAGTACGGGCTGCTGTACGGCTCCCGGCAGGTCTACCTGGCCGACGCGGCCCCCAAGAGCATCGTGGCGGCCATGGCCGGGCAGCGCATCACCCACGCGGTGCTCGTGCCCACCCTCATCCGCGCCCTGATCGACCAGCTCAAGATCGAGCCCACTCCGCTGCCGGAGCTGCGTCATGTGGCCTACGGCGCCTCGCCCATCCCGCCGCCCACGCTCCGGGAGGCCCTGGAGGTGCTCGGCTGCGAGATGTGCCAGGTGTACGGGATGACCGAGGCCGGCGGCGTGGTGACCTACCTGCCGCCCGAGGACCACCGCACCGACGGTGCGCACACCGGACGGCTGGCGTCGGCCGGGCGTCCCACGGTGGGCGTCGAACTGCAGGTCCGCGACCTGGTGACCGGCCAGGTCGTCCCGCCCGGGACCTCCGGGGAGCTGTGGTTCCGCACCCCGTTCATGGCCAAGGGCTACCTGGGGCGGCCCGCCGAGACCGCCAAGGTCTTCGTGGACGGCTGGCTGAACAGCCGCGACGTGGGGCACCTGGATGCGGACGGCTACGTGTACGTCGAGGGCCGCTCCGACGAGATGATCATCACCGGCGGGGAGAACGTCCACCCGCTGGAGGTGGAGTCCGCGCTCTGCGAGCTGCCGGACGTCGCGGAGGCCGCGGTGGTGGGGCTGCCGGACCGCACCTGGGGGCAGCGGGTCTGCGCCGCCATCGTGCGGCGCGAGGACCGCCTCACCGAGGAGGCGGTCCTCGCGCACTGCCGGGCCGAGCTGGCCGGCTACAAGGTGCCGCGGACGGTCGTCTTCCTCGACGGGCTGCCCAAGACGGCCAGCGGCAAGATCTCCCGCTCGGCGCTGGTGGACCTGCTCTCCCGACAGGAGCCGCGATGA
- a CDS encoding acyl-CoA dehydrogenase family protein — MTHDISPDEVRASLRAFFGDHPGIAEARRLRDAGGGADDDLARAGFDERRWAAIAEQIGLTAMAAPEDRGGLELGVAHLVAAAEECGAALYPGPARAALLVGWSLRALPSSGLPQELEERIERFLTGRAVPALAAAGEDAPAPTLTAGRLHGTAARVTHGRVADLVLCPVRTDQGPAMALAAIPPQAARSALATVDLTTPRADITVDGAPAVPVTAPGDRADLERHRTVAWLLAAAEQVGGAEGCLAAMVSYAAVREQFGRPIGSYQAIQHRCADTAIDATAARALVAAGANACDGGDRENAHRLALLARAEAAECFLAAAGGLIQVSGGVGFTWEHDAHLYFRRARATAVAEGTPEQFRHRAVEAGCLELLTAPIS; from the coding sequence ATGACCCACGACATCAGCCCCGATGAGGTCCGGGCATCCCTGCGCGCCTTCTTCGGCGACCACCCCGGCATCGCGGAGGCGCGGCGCCTCCGCGACGCCGGCGGCGGAGCAGACGACGACCTGGCGCGGGCCGGTTTCGACGAGCGCCGCTGGGCGGCGATCGCCGAGCAGATCGGCCTGACGGCGATGGCCGCCCCCGAAGACCGCGGCGGCCTTGAGCTCGGCGTCGCCCACCTGGTCGCCGCCGCCGAAGAGTGCGGGGCCGCCCTCTACCCGGGGCCGGCGCGGGCGGCGCTGCTGGTCGGCTGGTCGCTGCGGGCGCTGCCGTCCTCCGGCCTGCCGCAGGAGCTGGAAGAGCGGATCGAACGGTTCCTGACCGGCCGGGCCGTGCCCGCCCTGGCCGCCGCCGGCGAGGACGCCCCCGCGCCCACCCTCACCGCGGGACGGCTGCACGGCACCGCCGCCCGGGTGACCCACGGCCGGGTCGCCGACCTGGTGCTCTGCCCGGTCCGCACCGACCAGGGACCGGCCATGGCGCTCGCCGCGATCCCGCCGCAGGCGGCGCGCAGCGCACTGGCCACCGTGGACCTGACCACGCCCCGGGCCGACATCACCGTCGACGGCGCACCGGCCGTGCCCGTCACCGCCCCCGGCGACCGGGCCGACCTGGAGCGGCACCGCACCGTGGCCTGGCTGCTGGCGGCGGCCGAACAGGTCGGCGGCGCCGAAGGCTGCCTGGCCGCCATGGTCTCCTACGCCGCCGTCCGCGAGCAGTTCGGCCGGCCGATCGGCAGCTACCAGGCGATCCAGCACCGCTGCGCGGACACCGCGATCGACGCCACCGCCGCCCGCGCCCTGGTCGCGGCCGGCGCGAACGCCTGCGACGGCGGCGACCGGGAGAACGCCCACCGGCTCGCCCTGCTGGCCCGCGCCGAGGCCGCCGAGTGCTTCCTGGCCGCCGCCGGCGGCCTGATCCAGGTGTCCGGCGGCGTCGGCTTCACCTGGGAGCACGACGCCCACCTGTATTTCCGGCGCGCCCGGGCCACCGCGGTCGCCGAGGGAACCCCCGAGCAGTTCCGGCACCGCGCCGTCGAAGCCGGCTGCCTGGAGCTGCTGACCGCTCCCATCTCCTGA
- a CDS encoding hydroxymethylglutaryl-CoA lyase, producing MTAPVRIVEVAPRDGLQNEPTRLTTEQKRRLVEHAVRFGARNIEVTSFVHPAKVPAMADAEDLVAMLPPADGVTYSALILNERGLSRALAAGITEVNVVVHCTDTFSRRNQGTDIAGGIGIWRRIARDAEAAGIRANVTLAVAFGCPFEGEVPVEAVRSVAEQVLQERPPAELSLADTIGVAVPRDVAARVEAVRDLLPEGTALRAHFHNTRNCGIANALAAIDAGVGVLDASLGGIGGCPFAPRATGNIATEDLAYALERSGIDHGLDTAALREAGRWLQEQIGRPLPAMVLHAGGFPTGDAAA from the coding sequence ATGACGGCACCGGTCCGCATCGTGGAGGTGGCGCCGCGCGACGGCCTGCAGAACGAGCCGACCCGGCTGACCACCGAGCAGAAACGGCGGCTCGTGGAACACGCGGTGCGTTTCGGGGCCCGCAATATCGAGGTCACCAGCTTCGTGCACCCGGCGAAGGTGCCCGCGATGGCCGACGCCGAAGACCTCGTCGCCATGCTGCCCCCCGCAGACGGGGTCACCTACAGCGCGCTCATCTTGAACGAACGCGGCCTGTCCCGCGCGCTGGCGGCCGGGATCACCGAGGTGAACGTGGTGGTGCACTGCACCGACACCTTCAGCCGGCGCAACCAGGGCACCGACATCGCCGGGGGGATCGGCATCTGGCGGCGGATCGCGCGCGATGCCGAGGCGGCCGGCATCAGGGCGAACGTCACCCTCGCGGTGGCGTTCGGCTGCCCCTTCGAAGGCGAGGTCCCGGTGGAGGCGGTGCGCTCCGTCGCCGAGCAGGTCCTGCAGGAGCGGCCGCCGGCGGAACTGTCCCTGGCCGACACCATCGGGGTCGCCGTGCCCCGGGACGTGGCGGCCAGGGTCGAGGCCGTCCGCGACCTGCTGCCGGAGGGGACGGCGCTGCGCGCCCACTTCCACAACACCCGCAACTGCGGCATCGCCAACGCGCTCGCCGCGATCGACGCCGGGGTGGGCGTGCTGGACGCCAGCCTCGGCGGGATCGGCGGCTGCCCGTTCGCCCCCCGCGCCACCGGCAACATCGCCACCGAGGACCTCGCCTACGCCCTGGAACGGTCGGGGATCGACCACGGCCTCGACACCGCCGCGCTGCGGGAGGCCGGCCGGTGGCTGCAGGAGCAGATCGGCCGCCCGCTGCCGGCGATGGTGCTTCACGCCGGTGGATTCCCCACCGGCGACGCCGCCGCCTGA
- a CDS encoding histidine phosphatase family protein, with amino-acid sequence MTKVRRVWLIRHGQSESNAGLPTNGPGASPLTELGRRQAARVAEAFSAPPALVVSSSFVRARQTAEATIERFPHAPYEEWPVEEFTYLGQFHALQTTTEQRRPFAEAYWKRCDPSYVNGGGESFKALITRVRSFLDRLAGRPEDGLIAVFTHGLFMKAVVWSLFTGVTDPGEADMRAFHHFHGVCDIPNCAIIELWRPSGPHGFRIVGGEMMHLAGTPIATQHSASTTILD; translated from the coding sequence ATGACCAAGGTGCGACGGGTGTGGCTGATCCGGCATGGGCAAAGCGAATCGAACGCCGGGCTGCCGACGAACGGGCCGGGCGCCTCCCCCCTCACAGAGCTCGGACGGCGGCAGGCGGCACGGGTGGCCGAGGCTTTCAGCGCACCGCCCGCCCTGGTGGTCAGCTCATCGTTCGTCCGGGCACGGCAGACCGCCGAGGCGACCATCGAGCGGTTTCCGCACGCGCCCTATGAGGAGTGGCCCGTCGAGGAATTCACATACCTGGGCCAGTTCCATGCCCTGCAGACCACGACGGAGCAACGCCGGCCTTTCGCCGAAGCGTATTGGAAGCGCTGCGACCCTTCTTATGTCAACGGCGGAGGTGAATCCTTCAAAGCGCTCATCACCCGCGTCCGCTCCTTCCTCGACCGGCTCGCCGGCCGCCCCGAGGACGGACTGATCGCGGTGTTCACGCACGGCCTGTTCATGAAGGCCGTGGTCTGGTCGCTGTTCACCGGCGTCACCGACCCCGGCGAGGCGGACATGCGCGCCTTCCACCACTTCCACGGGGTCTGCGACATCCCCAACTGCGCCATCATCGAACTGTGGCGCCCCAGCGGCCCGCATGGATTCCGCATCGTCGGCGGCGAAATGATGCACTTGGCGGGAACCCCCATCGCCACCCAGCACTCGGCTTCCACCACGATCCTGGATTAG
- a CDS encoding ion transporter: MPIAKRHGGVRGVVESQITQRVIIAVILINAAALGLETVPQVAAHHGPLLQAIDRIALAIFVIELAAKACAYRTGFVRDPWNLFDAAIVGISLVPHSAGLSVLRALRILRALRLISTVPSMRRVVSALLSAIPGMASIAALLMLVLYVAAVMAAKLYGATNPEYFGDLGSSLFTLFQVMTGESWSNVARAVMDHHPWAWLFFVGFILVCTFVVLNLFIAVVVRAMEEGEAAASQRAAHPDKASQADITLLLAEISALRAEIQALRKTHGIPEEDRSGQSVS, translated from the coding sequence ATGCCGATCGCCAAACGCCACGGCGGCGTGCGCGGCGTGGTGGAGTCTCAGATCACCCAGCGGGTGATCATCGCGGTGATCCTCATCAACGCCGCGGCCCTGGGCCTGGAGACCGTCCCGCAGGTGGCGGCGCACCACGGCCCGCTGCTGCAGGCCATCGACCGGATCGCGCTGGCGATCTTCGTGATCGAGCTGGCGGCCAAGGCCTGCGCCTACCGCACCGGCTTCGTCCGCGACCCGTGGAACCTGTTCGACGCCGCGATCGTGGGGATCTCCCTGGTGCCGCACTCGGCCGGCCTGTCGGTGCTGCGGGCGCTGCGCATCCTGCGGGCGCTGCGGCTGATCTCGACGGTGCCGAGCATGCGCCGCGTGGTGTCGGCGCTGCTGTCGGCGATCCCCGGCATGGCCTCCATAGCCGCCCTGCTCATGCTGGTGCTGTACGTCGCCGCGGTCATGGCCGCCAAGCTCTACGGCGCCACCAACCCCGAGTACTTCGGCGACCTGGGCTCCTCCCTGTTCACGCTGTTCCAGGTCATGACCGGGGAGTCGTGGTCGAACGTGGCCCGCGCCGTGATGGACCACCACCCCTGGGCGTGGCTCTTCTTCGTCGGTTTCATCCTGGTGTGCACGTTCGTCGTGCTGAACCTGTTCATAGCGGTGGTCGTCCGGGCCATGGAGGAGGGCGAGGCCGCCGCCTCCCAACGGGCGGCCCACCCGGACAAGGCCTCCCAGGCGGACATCACCCTGCTGCTCGCCGAGATCTCCGCATTGCGCGCGGAGATCCAGGCCCTGCGCAAAACCCACGGCATCCCAGAAGAGGACCGCTCGGGGCAGTCGGTCTCATAG
- a CDS encoding BlaI/MecI/CopY family transcriptional regulator, which translates to MARRPLGQLEAEVLAALAALKRPAGAAELRARLAGQPAHTTVNTILSRLHDKKLVTRIRDGRRYLYRLAVDESRLVAGRMYDHLRYANDPRSVLSQFVQTLSPDEEQALRQILDSLDRDSS; encoded by the coding sequence GTGGCGCGTAGACCCCTGGGACAGCTGGAGGCCGAGGTCTTGGCCGCGCTGGCGGCCCTGAAGCGTCCCGCCGGGGCCGCGGAGCTGCGGGCCCGGCTGGCCGGGCAGCCCGCCCACACCACGGTCAACACCATCTTGTCCCGGCTGCACGACAAGAAGCTCGTCACCCGGATCCGTGACGGGCGCCGCTATCTGTACCGGCTGGCGGTGGACGAGTCCCGCCTGGTGGCCGGCCGCATGTACGACCATCTGCGGTACGCCAACGATCCGCGCAGCGTGCTGAGCCAGTTCGTGCAGACCCTCAGCCCCGACGAGGAGCAGGCGCTGCGCCAGATCCTCGATTCCTTGGACCGGGACTCCTCGTAA
- a CDS encoding M48 family metalloprotease — translation MSWLTLLPMALVLAVGVAFGAAPLPLHPHWAARTLATIAAAATVTAVGTLVFITVNYAAGIFPRAAERVPEWALFGDDRPVPDAIGVPAVVLTCLVAFLIVRLAVGWSRQIRQAQRSCRQVLDCDAPLALAVPGRRRGGVLVSRGLLRILDRAQLAAVFQHEASHLRHHHHRYLALGELAATILPPLRRLNSRLRFALERWADEDAAEAVGDRALVARTIARVALARSAADAAPPGMPAFTESGVVERVQALLEAAPGRNTITGPLSLTGAGLTTGCLASLAWQLDRFFGLTLPYL, via the coding sequence GTGAGCTGGCTGACTCTCCTGCCCATGGCCTTGGTGCTGGCGGTGGGCGTCGCGTTCGGCGCGGCACCGCTGCCGCTGCATCCGCACTGGGCGGCGCGCACGCTGGCCACCATCGCGGCCGCCGCCACCGTCACCGCCGTCGGCACCCTGGTGTTCATCACCGTCAACTACGCCGCCGGCATCTTCCCCCGCGCCGCCGAACGGGTGCCCGAGTGGGCGCTGTTCGGCGACGACCGGCCGGTGCCGGACGCCATCGGCGTCCCCGCCGTCGTCTTGACCTGCCTGGTCGCCTTCCTCATCGTCCGGCTGGCGGTCGGCTGGAGCCGGCAGATCCGCCAGGCCCAGCGGTCCTGCCGGCAGGTGCTGGACTGCGACGCCCCGCTGGCGCTGGCGGTTCCCGGCCGGCGCCGCGGCGGCGTGCTGGTCTCCCGGGGGCTGCTGCGCATCCTCGACCGGGCCCAGCTGGCGGCGGTCTTCCAGCACGAGGCCTCCCACCTGCGCCACCATCACCACCGCTACCTCGCCCTGGGGGAGCTGGCCGCGACCATCCTGCCGCCGCTGCGGCGCTTGAACTCCCGGCTGCGCTTCGCCCTGGAACGCTGGGCCGATGAGGACGCCGCCGAGGCCGTCGGCGACCGCGCCCTGGTCGCCCGCACCATCGCCCGCGTCGCCCTGGCCCGCTCGGCGGCGGACGCCGCCCCGCCCGGCATGCCCGCCTTCACCGAGTCCGGAGTCGTCGAACGCGTGCAGGCGCTGCTGGAGGCCGCACCGGGCAGGAACACCATCACCGGCCCCCTCAGCCTCACCGGCGCCGGCCTGACCACCGGCTGCCTGGCGTCGCTGGCCTGGCAACTGGATCGCTTCTTCGGCCTCACCCTGCCCTACCTATAG
- a CDS encoding magnesium transporter CorA family protein: MTRRPCEVDPSAHPHNRIGTHPPRTRAWRDGRVVAEGFPVADLAGRLADADTVVWVDLCGPGREGLQVLGDELGLHGLAVEDAATRQERTKLDRYDGYLFLNAYAAGLRAGRLELHEVSAFLTGRALITVRHDTGFDVDALIARWDEAAPPDGHGVTYLLYGLLDLLVDGHLATVMALDEQTGDLEELVFDESASVRDIQQRSFLLRKNLLRLRRAMLPMEGIVATLMRRDLELVPPQLRPYFHDVYDHAVHAAERADSVRELIADLLETRLALQSNRLNEVMKKITSWAAIVAVPTAVTGFYGQNVPYPGYLELSGFITSSLIMIAVSVVLYVMFKWRDWL; encoded by the coding sequence ATGACCCGGCGTCCTTGCGAGGTGGACCCCAGCGCCCACCCCCACAACCGGATCGGCACGCACCCGCCGCGCACCCGGGCCTGGCGGGACGGCCGGGTGGTGGCCGAGGGCTTCCCGGTCGCCGACCTCGCCGGCCGGCTGGCCGACGCCGACACCGTGGTGTGGGTGGACCTGTGCGGGCCCGGCCGGGAAGGGCTGCAGGTGCTCGGGGACGAGCTGGGCCTGCACGGCCTGGCCGTGGAGGACGCCGCCACCCGCCAGGAGCGGACCAAGCTGGACCGCTACGACGGCTACCTGTTCCTCAACGCCTACGCCGCCGGGCTGCGCGCGGGCAGGCTGGAGCTGCACGAGGTCTCGGCGTTCCTGACCGGCCGGGCGCTGATCACCGTCCGGCACGACACCGGGTTCGACGTCGATGCGCTGATCGCCCGCTGGGACGAGGCGGCGCCGCCGGACGGCCACGGGGTGACGTACCTGCTGTACGGGCTGCTGGACCTGCTGGTGGACGGGCATTTGGCGACCGTCATGGCGCTCGATGAGCAGACCGGCGACCTGGAGGAGCTGGTCTTCGACGAGTCCGCCTCGGTGCGCGACATCCAGCAGCGCAGTTTCCTGCTGCGCAAGAACCTGCTGCGGCTGCGCCGGGCGATGCTGCCCATGGAGGGGATCGTCGCCACGTTGATGCGCCGCGACCTGGAGCTGGTCCCACCTCAGCTGCGGCCCTACTTCCATGACGTCTACGACCATGCCGTGCACGCCGCCGAGCGGGCCGACAGCGTCCGGGAGCTGATCGCCGACCTGCTGGAGACCCGGCTGGCCCTGCAGAGCAACCGGCTCAACGAGGTGATGAAGAAGATCACTTCCTGGGCCGCCATCGTCGCGGTGCCCACCGCCGTGACCGGTTTCTACGGCCAGAACGTGCCCTACCCCGGTTACTTGGAGCTTTCCGGTTTCATCACCAGTTCCCTCATCATGATCGCCGTCAGTGTCGTGCTGTACGTCATGTTCAAGTGGCGGGACTGGCTATGA
- a CDS encoding MFS transporter translates to MRAYVALLRLPHAARLLGGTLLGRLPNGMGALAIVLHVRAEGGSYPLAGALAAVYGLATAAGQPVLGRAMDRFGQPWVLLGSAWAAAAGFVLLAAVGADPPAAAVAAVVLAGFATPPLEAGLRALWPAVLPGPAHVRAAYALDAASQEVLFTAGPLIVVAAAALSTEAALWLTGALGVAGTLVVASSPPSRRWRGEPRAADWAGPLRSAGMRTLLTALGCAGIALGVYSVAVVAYAERFGRDALSGMLLAAMSAGALTGGLVYGTRPWPGEDHRRLPYLLGALAVGYLPLASAPAPPVMLPLAFLSGIFLAPTLACSFTLVDRLAPRGTVTEAFAWIVAAIGVGAAAGSAVAGFGQDLAGVPGAFAGAGAGGLLALAVCLAGRRTLRPVPPAPASGGRDAPARRREEELNGL, encoded by the coding sequence GTGCGTGCCTACGTGGCGCTGCTGCGGCTGCCGCACGCCGCCCGGCTGCTGGGCGGGACGCTGCTGGGACGGCTGCCCAACGGCATGGGCGCGCTGGCGATCGTGCTGCATGTGCGCGCCGAGGGCGGCAGCTACCCGCTGGCCGGGGCGCTGGCGGCGGTCTACGGGCTGGCCACGGCGGCCGGTCAGCCCGTCCTCGGCCGTGCCATGGACCGGTTCGGCCAGCCGTGGGTGCTGCTGGGGAGCGCCTGGGCGGCGGCGGCCGGGTTCGTGCTGCTGGCGGCGGTGGGCGCCGATCCGCCGGCCGCGGCGGTGGCGGCGGTCGTGCTGGCCGGGTTCGCCACCCCGCCCCTGGAGGCCGGGCTGCGCGCGCTGTGGCCGGCCGTGCTGCCCGGGCCCGCCCACGTCCGGGCCGCCTACGCGCTGGACGCCGCCTCCCAGGAGGTGCTCTTCACCGCCGGGCCGCTGATCGTGGTGGCCGCCGCCGCGCTGTCCACCGAGGCGGCGCTGTGGCTCACCGGGGCGCTGGGCGTCGCCGGGACGCTGGTCGTGGCCTCCTCACCGCCCTCGCGCCGGTGGCGGGGCGAGCCGCGGGCCGCCGACTGGGCCGGGCCGCTGCGTTCGGCGGGCATGCGGACCCTGCTGACGGCGCTGGGCTGCGCGGGGATCGCGCTGGGCGTCTACAGCGTGGCGGTGGTCGCCTACGCCGAACGGTTCGGCCGCGACGCGCTGTCGGGGATGCTGCTGGCGGCGATGTCGGCCGGTGCGCTGACCGGCGGCCTGGTGTACGGGACGCGGCCGTGGCCGGGGGAGGACCACCGGCGTCTGCCCTACCTGCTCGGGGCCCTGGCCGTGGGCTATCTGCCGCTCGCTTCGGCCCCGGCGCCGCCGGTCATGCTGCCGTTGGCCTTCCTCAGCGGCATCTTCCTGGCTCCCACGCTGGCCTGCAGTTTCACCCTGGTCGACCGGCTGGCCCCGCGCGGCACGGTCACCGAGGCGTTCGCCTGGATCGTGGCGGCGATCGGGGTGGGCGCGGCCGCCGGCTCGGCGGTCGCCGGGTTCGGGCAGGACCTGGCCGGCGTCCCCGGCGCCTTCGCCGGAGCCGGTGCGGGCGGCCTGCTGGCCCTGGCGGTGTGCCTGGCGGGCCGCCGCACTTTGCGTCCCGTCCCGCCCGCCCCGGCGTCCGGCGGCCGGGACGCTCCGGCCAGGCGCCGGGAAGAAGAGCTGAACGGCCTTTAA